The following are encoded together in the Pedobacter sp. D749 genome:
- a CDS encoding AraC family transcriptional regulator: MQHTLDQVNLSASEALQTLVENRTSYTLERCELNVFETYTESYKVPLTFNDFVITSMLRGKKVMHLFDKKGFDYFPGQTVIVPPAVTMEIDFPEASDLNPTQCIALAIDQEQIQKTISYLNEFFPKEGSNEKWLLNYDEYHFYNNEEIAYLINKVIRICSERTKEKDVLADLTLKELLVRIMQTQNLKTISDEGYNLNQNPLAFVLNYIKSNLNEKISINSLSDKACMSKATFYRLFKRELGISPNDFILAEKINKAKILLSQPGAKVASISYELGFNDANYFIRAFKKIVGITPGTYQMQVAKQIIH; encoded by the coding sequence ATGCAACATACATTAGATCAGGTAAATCTCAGTGCATCGGAAGCCTTGCAAACTTTGGTAGAGAATAGAACCTCTTATACCTTAGAGCGTTGCGAATTAAATGTTTTCGAAACCTATACCGAATCGTATAAAGTTCCGCTTACTTTTAATGATTTTGTAATTACGAGCATGCTGAGGGGCAAAAAGGTAATGCATTTATTTGATAAGAAAGGTTTTGATTATTTTCCTGGCCAAACTGTTATTGTTCCGCCTGCCGTTACCATGGAAATTGATTTTCCTGAAGCTTCAGATCTTAATCCCACCCAATGTATCGCCCTGGCTATAGATCAAGAGCAGATCCAAAAAACAATTTCTTATTTGAACGAGTTTTTCCCGAAAGAAGGCAGTAATGAGAAATGGCTGCTAAACTACGATGAATATCATTTTTATAACAATGAAGAGATTGCCTACCTTATCAATAAAGTAATCAGGATCTGTTCTGAACGGACAAAAGAAAAAGATGTTTTAGCCGATTTAACTTTAAAGGAATTATTGGTCCGCATTATGCAGACCCAAAATCTTAAAACCATCAGCGATGAAGGTTATAACCTCAATCAAAATCCATTGGCCTTTGTGCTGAACTACATTAAATCTAACCTGAACGAGAAGATCAGCATCAATAGTCTGAGCGATAAGGCCTGTATGAGCAAGGCAACCTTTTATAGGTTGTTTAAGCGCGAACTGGGCATTAGTCCTAACGATTTTATCCTGGCAGAAAAAATTAACAAGGCCAAAATCTTACTTTCCCAGCCTGGGGCCAAAGTGGCTTCGATAAGTTATGAGCTTGGTTTTAACGATGCCAATTATTTTATCAGGGCATTTAAAAAGATCGTGGGTATTACACCGGGTACTTATCAGATGCAGGTGGCAAAACAGATCATTCACTAA